The Ignavibacteriales bacterium sequence ATCAGCGCACAACAACACTCTAACTTATCGGTTTGATACAGAATTCGAGCCGATCATAAAGCCCAAATTAAAAATAGAAATTAATACACGTGAACACTTCACGGTGTTTGGTTATCAAGAAGTAGATCATAAAATTGAAAACGAATGGTTTAATGGCGAATGTAAAATAAAAACATTCTCTCTTGAAGAATTACTAGGAACAAAACTCCGGGCATTGTTTCAGAGAAGTAAAGGAAGAGACCTCTTCGATCTCTGGTATGCCAATCTCAACTGGAAGTTAGATATTCCCAAAATCATAAAGACATTTCATAAATATCTTGAACATGACGAGCTGCGGGTTTCAAGTAAAGAGTTTATCCTTAGTCTTGAAGAAAAGCTGGAAGACGACTCCTTCCATGGTGATGTTGCCGGATTGATTAGACCGGAAATAAATTATGATGGTAATGATGCTTGGGATATCATCAAAGAGAAAATTATAAACATGTTGTAAAAATCGGTGATAATAGACAATGATTATATTTTATAGAAGAAGGGAACTAAAAATTGGCAATTAAGAAAAGCGAATTATATAGCTCAATCTGGCAAAGCTGTGATGAACTTCGCGGTGGTATGGATGCCTCGCAATACAAAGATTACGTCTTGGTTATTCTTTTTATTAAGTATATCTCTGATAAATACGCCGGAGTTCCTTATGCGCCAATCACTGTCCCTAAAGGTGCCAGTTTCAAAGATATGGTTGCGCTTAAAGGCAAACCGACTATTGGCGATGATATCAACAAAAAGATCATTGCTAAGATTGCCGGAGCCAATAAACTAAC is a genomic window containing:
- a CDS encoding nucleotidyl transferase AbiEii/AbiGii toxin family protein; this encodes MIPKPYITAWSKHSPWTSNYLVEQDLIIERALSEIFFDPDLNKSLAFRGGTAIHKLFFHPQPRYSEDIDLVQTDSGPIGDILTLVREKLSFLGDAKYIRSAHNNTLTYRFDTEFEPIIKPKLKIEINTREHFTVFGYQEVDHKIENEWFNGECKIKTFSLEELLGTKLRALFQRSKGRDLFDLWYANLNWKLDIPKIIKTFHKYLEHDELRVSSKEFILSLEEKLEDDSFHGDVAGLIRPEINYDGNDAWDIIKEKIINML